In the Rhododendron vialii isolate Sample 1 chromosome 2a, ASM3025357v1 genome, TCATGTATTAAGTAAAAATAGATACTTCACTgcaaaactaaaagaaaataataaaagcaACGTCTATTACACTCATTTCTTAACTAGCTAGCGTACGTTCACTTTTCCTCGATCCATCTCCTCTAATAGCCCTTCCTCCACTGTTTCTTACAAACTTCCTcctatttcttctattttgaaCCTTTTTGTTTCACACCCTTCAACTTCCTCAATTTCATTGCCTTCCATCTTCTTGCGCTTGAGAAGATTGACAACTCCAGCAAGAGCAATATCAGCATCCTCGCTCTTCATAAGTTCCTCTGCAACTTCAGCAGGGGTGACCTCTACCTTCTCGATTAGGCCTTCTATCTTACCAAAGAGCATGTGGTGATCATGGAGACCGAGGTACTTGGAAGCTAGGAACTTGAATCCTTGACCGGTGCAATAGGACATGGGTATGTGCATGTCCATGCGACCGGGGCGCAATAGAGCAGGGTCAAGCCTGTCTCTGTAGTTGGTGGTAAAAATGATGATCCGCTCATCCCCACAGCTTGACCATAGACCATCTATGAAGTTCAATAAACCTGAGAGCGTCAACTGTACATGTAGCATAAAAAATAACACAACTTCAGTTGAATTAGGTTTATAAAATACTGAGAAATTAAAGAAGTCTCGACTAGCCGATGTGTCCACAAGGCTTATATTTAATTAGCCTTTTGACAATATCGAATTCCCCATAGTGTGCTCGTTGTATTAGATGAAAAACCTTTTCCCAGTGGACGTGAGAGCATAAACAAATAGGGCTCTAGCTCAACTGGTAAAGAACAAACAATGACTAGTTTCTTGTCTGCTTTAACTCCCATTAATCCACCAAAAAAATTCACGCGAATCCGGTAGTGCATCTCCGCACTACAGAATCCCCGATTCCCAAAAAAGAGAGGCTAATTTGAAAAATTCAGGGCCGGTTAAAGTAAATAACGAACCTTACTGCGGCGATCATTTGGTTGCTCAACCCCTAATCGCCGATCTTGCATCTCCACACTGCAATCAACATCTTCAATTACAAGGATGGATCGATTGGTGGTGGACACAAGTATCCTCCTGAGTTCCGAGTCAAAGCGCAAACTTGTAAGCTCCAAATCGTAGATATCAAAGTTAAGATAGTTCGCTATGGCGGCGATCAAGCTTGATTTACCAGTACCAGGAGGGCCATACAACAAGTAACCCCTCTTCCAAGCCTTGCCTACCTTCTTGTAGAAATCCTTCCTCTTCAAAAATCTCTCCAAGTCATCAATTATGGTCTTCTTTAACTCAGGGTCCATCGCCAGCGTCTCAAACGTGGCCGGATGATCAAGATTGATCGAACCCCAACCCCCTTGTCCACCACCACGACGGCCATCATCGTCGCCAGGAATACCGGCTCTCGTGTAAAGCTTAACCACCTTGTCGTCCTTGTCCGTGATTTCCTTAGACTTGGCCAAAACAAAAGGCACATAGTCTTGCAAAACCCTGTCcatgaattttttattgaagGTGAGCTCGAAAAGCCGCTTCTCATTCCCGTAGTTCTTCTGAGACTCGATAGACATCATCCACTTGAGCTCCATATCATCAACAAACCTGTCGAGTATTTCCTCGCCTTTTTCGAGGCTAATGCTGAGGCTCTTCTGCTTGGGAGTCTTGCCGATGCTGAAGCGTTTGGTGTTGGGGCTGATCTTGGTGCGTAGGTACACCTCGGCAGCGTCATAAATTTGGTTTCGAATCATCCCACCGTTCAGGTGCTCGTGCACTTTAACGGTGATATGGTTAGAGAAGAAGGAGTGGATAACCGACTGAAGGTAGGTTCGCACCGGTCTTGGAACCAGTTCGTTGGCCATAGACCGGATCAGCATCATCGAGCCTGCAAACGAGGCGTACGTGGAGAACAGTGTCAACGCCGCCGACTGCATATCTCCGGCGGCAGGGAGCATCCTCCCACGCATTCTACTGATTTTGGctcgattttttgtttttctttcttgttcggGTAGGGGGGATGGTTATTATTGTTGTTCTCATCATCTGTATCAATATACAACTATATAAACGGATTAGGTTAAGCTTGTGAGCTAGCTTGCTACGGACTACGACGTAAAGGGGATGACGTGAAAGGATGACCTCATGCTGACGTAAACGAAAATTAATAAGGTGGTTCTCTGGCACCGCCGCCGGTGTCAAGATTTTAAATAGCGGTAGCGGTAGCGGTAACGGTAACGGAAATATCGAATTATATATAGTGGAAAATGGGTGTAGCGGTCgtgaagtttttaaaattaattttggcaTCTGAGCACCTGAAGCTGCCGTAGCAGTCACGTAGAACTGGCGGATAAGGATGTGAATTTTGGGCAGCACTGTCGACATAACAGAATTGGGAACGAGGAGAATCTGTTGGCTTGGCATTCGTGTCTCCCATGTGGGAAGACAAAGACGAAGGCAGGTGGAACCCGATGTAATTTCCCCACATAGGCTGCTGAGATTGCAGCTGGATTTGAGGCAGCCAAAGGAGACTTGAGGTTGCCAAATCTTGACTTTAAGGTCTCCTGGAAATCCTCGAGTGCAAAGAGCATTGAATGCTCTTGGAGTGTTTCCATGATTCCTCCCTATAAATATTCCCTTGATTTCTCTCTATAAATACATGTTGTATTCGAGAGATTGAGGTGTGGGTTAAGCTGATGAGAGCATGAGAGGATGAGGTCTGAGGGGGGAGCCGATTGTGGCTCTCTCCGGAGaggttttttcaaatttgtataTATTGAgtgagtatatatataaactagTGCATGTCCATGTCCGAAGGCTCGGCTCGAAGAATGCAATATTGGAACTGGCTTTGAGGGTCTTTACTCTTTAGCATGGTGTGGGCAATTGCTCCTGCCTAAAAGGCACACACCCACATAACTTGATCCCAACACAAACCTTATTAGGCCACCAAAACCTATGCTATGCACGAAAATTATaacacacaaaacacaaataACCTATGCTAGTGAATGTTGTCCCTGAAGACACAGGCAAACATAGTGTAGCCTCCGTTACGTCAATTGCCAACTCTTACTCGACGAATCCAATTCAACTCCACGAAATTTCCCTTTTAAGCCATgcaaaacacaaataaaattaaCTATGTGAAAAATTGTCTTCAATCTGAAAAGATTATTCgcagagagtagagagagataataTTGTTCCGCCTCGGCGAGAATCTATAACATACACTTGAAAAAAAGTATAACAAAACGAAATAAGTTGTAACCATGTATTGTCATTCCCTGAATGGAGGTTACCGTCACTTTTTTCATTAAACaccatcactacaagaaaaattatattGGGTGACCAATGAAAATGGTcaaaaattacatgtttttcatcacaaataataCAGGTGatggaaaaaaatttgtcaataAAAGGGTGTTGAGGATTCCTATTAGgtgatgaaatctatttttcagtcacttatagtgccttttgatgacgaaatactTCGTCACCAAAATATGAataattagtgacgaaattttttttcacccttATTGTGTTTATTgatgacgaaaaaattcgtcacgaAAATTtgtcaccaatataagaaatcagtgacgaaatttttcattGCAAAAGGACGTTTTCACTAGcccaacctatcattttcaggtgtaTCCCAAGGATCTTGACGCGGAGTGCATGGTGTACATGTTTGACTTCACAACTTTAAAAGCTGTCATTAAGAAGTGGTTTCATCATACTTTGTATGACCTTTTTGAAAAGATATAATCATAAAttcatttgaattttgtttaacTTTGGCTATTATGTAACCTCAAAATTTGTCATCTTTgactaattttgaaatttgggcCATAGTGTCAATGTTGTAAAATCTCTAAACTCGGggacttggtttgtaaatgaTCTTTCAGGGaattctcttttgggtattatctatatTATGCAGAGATTgattattgaaatggattattatttatgttgaaaatcgagggcgtgacaccgTCACTACCATTATTAGATCACCAGAAGGGGAAACaagtgaattttcaatcaccgtaggattgcatcaagggtcagccctgagcccgtacctctttgccttaATTATGGAttaattgactagacaatttcaagaggatattccatggtgtatgatgtttgcagatgacattgttcTCGTAGATGAAActgctagaggtgttaatacgaaactagaaatttggaggaaagcattagagtcaaaggattttcggataagtaggagtaaaactgagtatatggtgtgcaagtttagtggtaccagtaatgtgcatgaagaaagagtgatgatccaaaatcaggagataccaaagagtgatcattttaggtatttagacTCAATTAttaatagagatggagagattgctgatgatgtgacccataaaATCCAAGTGGGGTAGCTCAAGTGgagaagcgctactggtgtactatgtgacaagagggtactcacaaaattgaagggaaaattttatgaAACTGCCATAAGACCAACGATGCTTTATGAGAGAAAATGTTGgcttattaagaaacaacatgtgagcaagatgagtgtagtgGAAAGAAGAATGTtcaggtggatgtgtggtaagactagacgagacaagattagaaatgaaacagttcgtgagatggtaggtgtagcacctatagaagagaagttgaggaaaaatatgcTAAGATGGTTTGGGCATATTtaccgtag is a window encoding:
- the LOC131317642 gene encoding AAA-ATPase At2g18193-like, coding for MRGRMLPAAGDMQSAALTLFSTYASFAGSMMLIRSMANELVPRPVRTYLQSVIHSFFSNHITVKVHEHLNGGMIRNQIYDAAEVYLRTKISPNTKRFSIGKTPKQKSLSISLEKGEEILDRFVDDMELKWMMSIESQKNYGNEKRLFELTFNKKFMDRVLQDYVPFVLAKSKEITDKDDKVVKLYTRAGIPGDDDGRRGGGQGGWGSINLDHPATFETLAMDPELKKTIIDDLERFLKRKDFYKKVGKAWKRGYLLYGPPGTGKSSLIAAIANYLNFDIYDLELTSLRFDSELRRILVSTTNRSILVIEDVDCSVEMQDRRLGVEQPNDRRSKLTLSGLLNFIDGLWSSCGDERIIIFTTNYRDRLDPALLRPGRMDMHIPMSYCTGQGFKFLASKYLGLHDHHMLFGKIEGLIEKVEVTPAEVAEELMKSEDADIALAGVVNLLKRKKMEGNEIEEVEGCETKRFKIEEIGGSL